The following are encoded in a window of Telmatobacter sp. DSM 110680 genomic DNA:
- the mdh gene encoding malate dehydrogenase, which produces MRKKVSIVGAGNVGATAAHWIAAKELADVVLIDVVEGVPQGKALDLLEAMPIEKRDVHVIGANDYAATANSDIVIITAGIPRKPGMSRDDLLHTNFKIMSDVVAKVVAQSPECILIIVSNPLDAMAQAAYRQAGFNRERVIGMAGVLDSARFRTFIAEELKVSVENVTAFVLGGHGDTMVPLARYSTVAGIPITELFAPDRLEQLIQRTRDGGAEIVKHLKTGSAYYAPSAAAVEMVEAILKDKKKILPCAAYLNGEYGIEGFYIGVPCKLGAAGLEKIIEIKLTPEEDAALKKSAAAVKELCAVIGV; this is translated from the coding sequence ATGCGGAAAAAAGTAAGTATTGTCGGTGCCGGTAACGTGGGCGCCACGGCAGCACACTGGATTGCGGCGAAGGAATTGGCCGACGTAGTGCTGATTGATGTTGTTGAAGGCGTACCGCAGGGCAAGGCGTTGGACCTGCTTGAGGCCATGCCGATTGAAAAGCGCGATGTGCACGTCATCGGTGCAAACGACTATGCGGCAACTGCTAATTCAGACATCGTGATTATCACAGCTGGCATTCCGCGCAAGCCGGGCATGAGCCGCGACGACCTGCTGCACACGAACTTCAAGATCATGTCGGATGTGGTAGCGAAAGTGGTGGCGCAGTCACCCGAGTGCATTCTGATCATCGTTTCGAATCCTCTGGATGCTATGGCGCAGGCAGCGTACCGGCAGGCAGGCTTCAACCGCGAGCGTGTGATCGGCATGGCTGGGGTTCTGGATTCTGCACGCTTCAGGACGTTTATTGCTGAAGAGCTCAAGGTGAGTGTCGAAAACGTGACGGCGTTTGTGCTGGGCGGCCACGGCGATACGATGGTACCGCTGGCCCGCTATTCGACGGTGGCCGGCATCCCGATCACGGAACTCTTTGCACCTGACCGGCTCGAGCAACTTATCCAGCGCACGCGCGACGGGGGTGCCGAAATCGTAAAGCATCTTAAGACTGGCAGTGCGTACTACGCGCCTTCCGCGGCCGCCGTAGAGATGGTCGAAGCCATCCTCAAGGACAAGAAGAAGATCTTGCCCTGTGCCGCATACCTCAATGGCGAGTACGGAATCGAGGGATTCTACATTGGCGTGCCTTGCAAACTGGGGGCGGCGGGACTCGAAAAGATCATCGAGATCAAGCTCACGCCTGAAGAAGACGCG